One segment of Setaria viridis chromosome 4, Setaria_viridis_v4.0, whole genome shotgun sequence DNA contains the following:
- the LOC117853791 gene encoding serine carboxypeptidase-like 34, with protein MSPATILVVLLLVAAGASSAAAVRQHKSHDYERVFDRQEADRVEALPGQPSEVGFRQFAGYVTANESHGRALFYWFFEATHDVQKKPLVLWLNGGPGCSSVGYGALEELGPFLVQKGKPEISLNPYSWNKDANLLFVESPAGVGFSYTNTTKDLSQFGDDLTATDAHAFLANWFKRFPQFRRHEFYIAGESYAGHYVPQLATKIMEGNKKAHHKKDRINLKGIMIGNAAVDASSDDRGLAEYAWDHAVISDEVYRAIKKECKFPDDGEESAPCNQAWNDFFGAIQNIDIYSLYTPACTDTLANATRSNSSSASSSWKLAAGTPLAKIHRGRPYNTYDPCADYLVVDYLNRGDVQAALHANVTGIPYAWTPCSDALTNWTESAASTLPQIKKLAESGLRVWVFSGDTDDRVPITSTRYALQKLGLATVKEWREWFTSDQVGGYTVVYDGLTLVTIRGAGHMVPMIKPVQASQVFAHFVSGEELPAKPVVATAA; from the exons ATGTCGCCGGCAACCATCCTAGTGGTGTTGCTGCTCGTGGCCGCCGGCGCTTCGTCAGCAGCCGCCGTGAGGCAGCACAAGAGCCACGACTACGAGAGGGTGTTCGACCGGCAGGAAGCCGATCGGGTGGAGGCCCTGCCCGGCCAGCCGTCGGAGGTCGGGTTCCGGCAGTTCGCCGGGTACGTGACGGCGAACGAGTCCCACGGCCGCGCGCTCTTCTACTGGTTCTTCGAGGCCACGCACGACGTGCAGAAGAAGCCCCTCGTCCTATGGCTCAACGGAG GACCGGGATGCTCGTCTGTTGGATACGGAGCGCTGGAGGAGCTGGGTCCATTCTTGGTGCAGAAGGGCAAGCCTGAGATCAGCCTCAACCCTTACTCGTGGAACAAAGATGCCAACCTCTTGTTCGTGGAGTCCCCTGCAGGCGTTGGGTTCTCCTACACCAACACCACCAAGGATCTCAGCCAGTTTGGCGACGACCTCACTG CCACCGACGCCCATGCGTTCCTGGCGAACTGGTTCAAGAGGTTCCCACAGTTCAGACGCCACGAGTTCTACATCGCCGGGGAGAGCTACGCTG GGCACTACGTTCCGCAGCTGGCGACCAAGATCATGGAGGGGAACAAGAAGGCGCACCACAAGAAGGACCGGATCAACCTCAAGGGCATCATGATCGGCAACGCGGCCGTCGACGCGAGCTCCGACGACCGCGGGCTGGCGGAGTACGCGTGGGACCACGCGGTCATCTCCGACGAGGTGTACCGCGCCATCAAGAAGGAGTGCAAGTTccccgacgacggcgaggagagcGCCCCGTGCAACCAGGCATGGAACGACTTCTTCGGCGCCATACAAAACATCGACATCTACAGCCTCTACACCCCGGCGTGCACCGACACCCTCGCCAACGCCACCCGCAGCAActcttcttctgcttcctcctcctggaagctcgccgccggcacACCGCTCGCG AAGATCCACCGTGGGAGGCCGTACAACACGTACGACCCCTGCGCCGACTACCTCGTTGTCGACTACCTTAACCGCGGCGACGTGCAGGCGGCGCTGCACGCGAACGTGACGGGGATCCCCTACGCGTGGACGCCCTGCAGCGACGCGCTCACCAACTGGACGGAGAGCGCGGCGTCGACGCTGCCGCAGATCAAGAAGCTGGCGGAGTCCGGGCTCCGGGTGTGGGTGTTCAGCGGCGACACGGACGACCGCGTGCCGATCACGTCGACGCGCTACGCGCTGCAGAAGCTTGGCCTGGCCACGGTGAAGGAGTGGCGGGAGTGGTTCACCAGCGACCAGGTCGGAGGCTACACGGTGGTCTACGACGGCCTCACCCTCGTTACCATCCGCGGCGCCGGCCACATGGTGCCCATGATCAAGCCCGTCCAGGCCAGCCAGGTCTTCGCGCACTTCGTCAGCGGGGAAGAGCTGCCGGCCAAGCCCGTGGTCGCCACCGCCGCATAG